The Tepidibacter aestuarii genome contains a region encoding:
- a CDS encoding mandelate racemase/muconate lactonizing enzyme family protein, protein MKILKIDIEHIKVPLKKVYNLSKAIGSIENTEPILVKIFTDEGLLGIGETNPFPHFTEETPETIKAIIKKYIGPSILGMNPLNIASIHKAMDSIIKGNYLSKAAIDIACYDIKGKYSNLPIHNLLQGRLREEIPIMWSLGSDLPEKNAEEAIKIKNQGYKSIMIKVGALSIFDDIERIKSIRDAVGKDYPLIVDANQGLDVNTAIKFAKKIEKYDISLLEQPVPYWDIAGMAKVRQNINIPVSADESLFTIHDAKVLIESKAVDVFSIKVSKHGGIYKAKQIMDLAKTYGIYCLMNSMIEEGITQAASLQLGASASNLWEFGHAYFSPLRLKEDITDYSNNIINGSIKINDKPGLGINAFDQIIEKYKVDEFTIS, encoded by the coding sequence ATGAAAATATTAAAAATTGATATAGAACACATTAAAGTACCATTAAAGAAAGTATATAACCTTTCAAAAGCAATAGGAAGTATTGAAAATACAGAACCTATATTAGTTAAAATATTTACTGATGAGGGATTATTAGGAATTGGAGAAACTAATCCTTTTCCACATTTTACAGAAGAAACTCCCGAAACTATTAAAGCGATTATAAAAAAATATATAGGTCCTTCTATTTTAGGTATGAATCCATTAAATATAGCGAGTATACATAAAGCAATGGACAGTATTATTAAGGGCAATTATTTGTCTAAAGCTGCGATAGATATAGCATGCTATGATATAAAGGGAAAATATTCAAATTTACCAATTCACAATTTACTTCAAGGAAGATTGCGAGAAGAAATTCCAATTATGTGGTCTTTAGGAAGTGATTTACCTGAAAAGAATGCTGAAGAAGCAATAAAAATTAAAAATCAAGGATATAAATCTATTATGATAAAAGTTGGAGCTTTAAGTATATTTGATGATATAGAAAGAATCAAAAGCATAAGAGATGCAGTTGGGAAGGATTATCCTTTGATTGTTGATGCAAATCAAGGTTTGGACGTAAATACAGCTATAAAATTTGCTAAAAAGATAGAAAAATATGATATTTCATTATTAGAACAACCTGTACCTTATTGGGATATTGCTGGTATGGCAAAAGTAAGACAAAATATTAATATACCTGTATCTGCAGATGAAAGCTTATTTACAATACATGATGCAAAAGTATTAATTGAAAGTAAAGCAGTAGATGTATTTAGTATAAAAGTTTCTAAACATGGTGGTATATATAAAGCTAAACAAATAATGGATTTAGCAAAAACTTATGGTATTTATTGCTTAATGAATTCTATGATAGAAGAAGGTATAACTCAAGCTGCAAGTCTTCAATTAGGTGCTTCAGCAAGTAATCTTTGGGAATTTGGTCATGCTTATTTTTCTCCTTTACGTTTAAAAGAGGATATAACTGATTACTCGAACAATATAATAAATGGATCTATAAAAATTAATGATAAACCAGGTTTAGGAATAAATGCTTTTGATCAGATAATAGAAAAA